A window of Cydia strobilella chromosome 22, ilCydStro3.1, whole genome shotgun sequence genomic DNA:
TATCTTCACTTACTGCTGAATGCTTGGTACATTGTCTACATAGCCTGAATAGGTTAGTAAGATCATCACCTACCTTGGTAAGTGATGATCTTAAGACCTGCCTTTAAAAGCTTAACCATTTCCATTTAATCAAGTGCCTTGAATAGTTCTACCAAAAACGTAATAGGTTATTCTATGTTACTATCGCCCCCATCCCCATCACCTACATCGGAATAAAGCATTTTTAACATTAAATGAAGAACACTCCTCTGTACACCAAACAACACTTTTTATAACGTATTTCCTAGTCGTGACAGTCGTAAATATTAACATAACACCTTTTCAATTTCAGCCTCAGCGGTCGGCGCCATGGGTATCGTCGGCAACTTCATATCACCCGTCTTGATGTCGCGTTTCGGCCGACAGAAGGCGAACCTGATCTCCATCGTACCTGCTTTACTCGGCTGGATAGTTTTCGTCTTAGCCAACAGTGTTCCCATGTTCCTTATAGCCAGGCTCCTACATGGTCTAGCATTAGGCTTAAGGACTCCTCTGGCAGCTATTCTAGTAGCAGAATATACGGACCCGAAATACAGAGGCGCTTTCTTAGGAACGTTCGCTATATCTTTAGGTCTAGGGATATTTTTATCCCATCTTTGGGGAGCTCATTTGACATGGAAGGTGACTGCTATGGTATGTGCTGTTTTCCCAGTGATAGCTTTAGGAATTATTAGTTTGTCACCAGAATCACCAAGCTGGTTGGTGTCGAAGGGAAAATATGATGAGGCGAAGAAAGCATTCAGGTGGTTAAGAGGCAATGGGGTGGAGCAACAAGCAGAATTAGAAGCCATGATAGAGGCACAGAAAAGAGAAACGTTAGTTGCAGAAGAGAAACGTGTGGAGAAACGGTTTTTGAAGAGATTCGTCGACTCTTTAAAAGAGGTGTTGAAGATCTTCAGGAAAGTGGAGTTTTATAAACCTTCAATAATAGCTATAAGCATGTTGATTGTATTTGAGTTCGGAGGAGCTCATATGATTCCAGCATATGGAAATGAGATCTTGAAAGCAGTTTTAGATAAGAAAGACGCTAGCGAGGTAGTCTGGCAATTCACTGTTATCGATTTACTTAGAACAGTGTGTGCATTTTTCGCTATATTCCTCTTGAAAATCTTTAAACGAAGAACTATTCTTTTTACCAGTGGGATTATGACTGTGTTATCTTTAACTTTAATATCAGTATTTGTATATTTGAGACAGGCTGATGTCTTCTCAAGCTCTTTATTTTTAGACGCAGCTCCAATGACATTAATGTTTCTTTATACATTATCGTTTTGTTTAGGTTTAGTTCCATTAACTTGGGTTATATGCGGTGAAGTATTTCCATTGGCTTATAGAAGTTTAGGATCTACGTTATCTACGTCATTCTTGACTCCAGCATTTGTGGTCTCTATGAAGACTGCTCCTCATCTGTATTCCTCGATTGGAGTTCAAGGAGCTTTCTTAGTATATTCAGCTCTATTATCAGTGTGCCTTATTATAATTTATGCCTTATTGCCAGAGACAAAAGATCGGACTTTGCAAGACATTGAAGATAGCTTTAAAGGCAAACGGGAAAAGGACGTAGAGTGTGAAATGAGTCTTATGGGCAAAGATATGCTCTAGTGAGAGAGAAGCTATAAGAAACAAATAGTAACAATAATACTACAAATGCTCTTACCGTATAAATAGGTCTCACCACAGACAAAAATTAATAACGTCTTCTGTGAGATACACAGACTATGTCCCTACCTAGTTATatacattaattaaatttattgataCATGACAAGTGGTACGTAACCCCTATggtaaccctaaaaacatgtcCCCGGAAATTGTGTACTgggtttaaaagttaaaatattgctttgcGCCTGAGGGGATATTCAAAACTGCTGGCGGGGTCCATATGGAGAAAGGATAATCATAACTTTTAGTGATTTGTATCAGATAAGATAAGCGTCAGTCATATGGACCGTTTTTTGAAGTCAAAAATGTATTGAGAGCTTTGTCTATGTAATTTTGATGAGATGAATGAGCGAGATGTAGATTGTAAGAATGTCAAAAATGTAAATAGCTATGCGTGataataattttgtatgtaatgtgactaaaataaaaataaactttctaATATGAATATCtaatttataaaacttaaaagtaagcgtaattaaatttttagttgCATGCGTTTCGTACAACACCTTCACCTCACTGTAcgtatatattttacagtacatatagggctactttaccgcactggTGCGATAAtgagcacattacgtaactatgtcgaaaattttaagggccatatgtgctgtaaaacgttgtacgatacatatacatgtgcgaataggtaatttgcaacttgtgtcgatttaaaacactcccttcggtcgtgttttaatttatcgccactcgttgcgaatttcctatttttcgcacttgtatcgtaatgtactatttgaaTTTCGGgtgctcgatttcgtcactagaaaatctgtggaaaacggcgaattgatatttttgaaatacgagcaatagaaATTGTGAGAATCTAGTACtaaccactcgttttcaattctattagctagtagaatttaaatgccttaGTTAGTGGAGATGAagatatattgaagggagccacacgtaCGAAATCGAAAgctcgaaattaaaaaatcgccCCCCCTGCATTCTtgaatttcatcatcatcatatcagccttttatcgcccactgctaagTATAGGCCTagttcgagtacgccacttatcccggtcctgagacaatctcatccagaagtgacccgcagtcttccccaggtagcaa
This region includes:
- the LOC134751418 gene encoding facilitated trehalose transporter Tret1-like; protein product: MKQFLKQAFVVSGAALNIAGHGCAHGFPAVLFAQLSDTRQPLHLTAHDMSWIASAVGAMGIVGNFISPVLMSRFGRQKANLISIVPALLGWIVFVLANSVPMFLIARLLHGLALGLRTPLAAILVAEYTDPKYRGAFLGTFAISLGLGIFLSHLWGAHLTWKVTAMVCAVFPVIALGIISLSPESPSWLVSKGKYDEAKKAFRWLRGNGVEQQAELEAMIEAQKRETLVAEEKRVEKRFLKRFVDSLKEVLKIFRKVEFYKPSIIAISMLIVFEFGGAHMIPAYGNEILKAVLDKKDASEVVWQFTVIDLLRTVCAFFAIFLLKIFKRRTILFTSGIMTVLSLTLISVFVYLRQADVFSSSLFLDAAPMTLMFLYTLSFCLGLVPLTWVICGEVFPLAYRSLGSTLSTSFLTPAFVVSMKTAPHLYSSIGVQGAFLVYSALLSVCLIIIYALLPETKDRTLQDIEDSFKGKREKDVECEMSLMGKDML